In Cedecea neteri, a single genomic region encodes these proteins:
- the bamB gene encoding outer membrane protein assembly factor BamB, whose product MQLRKLFVPGLLSLTLLSGCSLFSGEEDVVKMSPLPTVENQFTPTKAWSTSVGDGIGDFYSNLHPAWQGSTIYAADRRGTVKALNADDGKEEWKVDLSEKTGFFSSNIPALLSGGLTVDGGHVYVGTEKAKVFALNTSDGSIAWQAKVAGEALSRPVVSDGVVLIHTSNGMLQALNEADGAVKWSVNLDMPALSLRGESAPATAFGAAIVGGDNGRVSAVLMQQGQLIWQQRISQATGATEIDRLSDVDTTPVIVNGVVYALAYNGNLTALDLRSGQIMWKREMGSVNDFIVDGNRIYLVDQNDRVVALNVDGGVTLWTQSDLLHRNLTAPVLYNGYLVVGDSEGYMHWINNDDGRFVAQQKVDSSGFQTTPVVASDKLLIQAKDGTLYAIKR is encoded by the coding sequence ATGCAATTGCGTAAACTATTTGTGCCTGGGCTGCTCTCCTTGACGCTGCTCAGCGGCTGCTCCCTGTTCAGCGGCGAAGAAGATGTGGTTAAAATGTCCCCGCTGCCAACGGTGGAAAATCAGTTCACTCCGACAAAAGCGTGGAGTACGTCCGTAGGTGATGGAATCGGTGATTTCTACTCTAACCTGCATCCGGCATGGCAGGGCAGCACCATCTATGCTGCTGACCGTCGCGGTACCGTGAAAGCGCTGAATGCGGACGACGGCAAAGAAGAGTGGAAGGTCGATCTCTCTGAGAAAACCGGCTTCTTCTCCAGCAATATCCCTGCGCTGCTGTCTGGCGGCCTGACCGTTGACGGCGGCCACGTTTATGTCGGCACCGAAAAAGCGAAAGTCTTCGCCCTGAACACTTCCGACGGCAGCATCGCCTGGCAGGCAAAAGTAGCTGGTGAAGCGCTGTCTCGTCCGGTCGTGAGCGACGGCGTAGTGCTGATTCATACCAGCAACGGTATGCTGCAGGCGCTGAACGAAGCCGATGGCGCGGTAAAATGGAGCGTTAACCTCGATATGCCTGCGCTGTCTCTGCGCGGTGAATCGGCTCCGGCCACTGCCTTTGGCGCTGCTATTGTCGGCGGAGATAACGGTCGCGTGAGCGCCGTGTTGATGCAGCAGGGCCAGCTTATCTGGCAGCAGCGTATCTCCCAGGCGACTGGCGCGACAGAAATCGACCGCCTGAGCGACGTGGATACCACGCCGGTTATCGTGAATGGTGTGGTTTATGCGCTGGCCTACAACGGCAACCTGACGGCGCTGGATCTGCGTTCCGGCCAGATCATGTGGAAACGTGAGATGGGCTCGGTGAACGACTTCATCGTGGACGGGAACCGCATTTATCTTGTGGATCAGAATGACCGCGTTGTGGCGCTGAATGTAGACGGCGGCGTAACGCTGTGGACGCAAAGCGATCTGCTGCACCGCAACCTGACCGCGCCAGTGCTGTACAATGGCTACCTGGTCGTTGGCGACAGCGAAGGCTACATGCACTGGATCAACAACGATGATGGGCGCTTTGTTGCCCAGCAGAAAGTGGACAGCTCCGGCTTCCAGACGACGCCAGTGGTTGCCAGCGACAAACTGCTTATCCAGGCAAAAGACGGCACGCTGTACGCCATCAAACGCTAA
- the rodZ gene encoding cytoskeleton protein RodZ, translating to MNTEATNESNAAQTTGQRLRNAREQMGLSQQAVAERLCLKVSTVRDIEDDKAPAELASTFLRGYIRSYARLVHIPEEELLPMMAKQAPIKAAKVEPMQSFSLGKRRKKRDGWLMSFTWLILFVVIGLTGAWWWQNHKAQQEELSTMADQSSTELSTSGGQSVPLNTGSDTPADAASTTSTPAQPVELPTPVENTASSSAPAQQTAAADAAQQSAVVAPSQAPVDNAQTTPAPTAGQLPTDQAGVNQTADASQGLSMHFTADCWLEVTDASGKKLFSGLQRKDAKLDLAGKAPYKLKIGAPSAVQVQYQGKPVDLSRFIRTNQVARLTVGAE from the coding sequence GAGCAAATGGGGCTCAGCCAGCAGGCTGTAGCTGAACGCCTGTGCCTGAAAGTTTCCACCGTCAGGGATATTGAAGACGACAAGGCGCCTGCCGAGCTGGCGTCTACTTTCCTGCGTGGCTATATCCGCTCTTATGCGCGACTGGTTCATATTCCTGAAGAAGAGCTGTTGCCGATGATGGCTAAACAGGCGCCGATTAAGGCGGCCAAAGTTGAGCCGATGCAAAGCTTCTCTCTTGGTAAGCGTCGTAAAAAGCGCGACGGCTGGCTGATGAGCTTTACCTGGCTGATTCTGTTCGTGGTGATTGGCCTGACTGGCGCATGGTGGTGGCAAAATCACAAAGCGCAGCAGGAAGAGCTGTCGACCATGGCCGATCAATCTTCCACCGAACTTTCAACCAGCGGCGGCCAGTCTGTGCCGCTGAACACCGGCAGTGATACGCCTGCCGATGCAGCATCTACTACATCAACGCCTGCGCAACCTGTTGAACTGCCTACGCCAGTGGAGAACACCGCTTCTTCTTCTGCGCCAGCTCAGCAAACCGCTGCTGCAGATGCGGCTCAGCAATCTGCCGTTGTGGCGCCAAGCCAGGCACCTGTTGATAACGCGCAGACAACGCCAGCGCCAACCGCAGGCCAACTGCCAACCGACCAGGCTGGCGTGAATCAGACTGCGGATGCCTCTCAAGGGCTGTCTATGCACTTCACTGCAGACTGCTGGCTGGAAGTGACCGACGCCAGCGGCAAAAAGCTGTTTAGCGGCCTGCAGCGCAAAGATGCGAAGCTCGATTTAGCGGGTAAAGCGCCTTATAAACTGAAAATTGGCGCACCGTCAGCAGTACAGGTTCAATATCAGGGTAAACCTGTGGACCTGAGTCGCTTTATCAGAACTAACCAGGTTGCACGTCTCACTGTCGGTGCTGAATAA
- the ispG gene encoding flavodoxin-dependent (E)-4-hydroxy-3-methylbut-2-enyl-diphosphate synthase — MHNAAPIQRRKSKRIYVGNVPIGDGAPIAVQSMTNTRTTDVEATVNQIKALERVGADIVRVSVPTMDAAEAFKLIKQQVSVPLVADIHFDYRIALKVAEYGVDCLRINPGNIGNEERIRTVVDCARDKNIPIRIGVNAGSLEKDLQEKYGEPTPQALLESAMRHVDHLDRLNFDQFKVSVKASDVFLAVESYRLLAKQIDQPLHLGITEAGGARAGSVKSAIGLGLLLSEGIGDTLRISLAADPVEEIKVGFDILKSLRIRSRGINFIACPTCSRQEFDVIGTVNALEQRLEDIITPMDVSIIGCVVNGPGEALVSTLGVTGGNKKSGFYEDGVRQRDRMDNDDMIAQLEARIRAKASMLDEKQRIDIQQLEK; from the coding sequence ATGCATAATGCCGCACCCATCCAACGTCGCAAATCCAAGCGGATCTACGTCGGTAATGTGCCAATCGGCGATGGTGCCCCTATCGCCGTTCAGTCGATGACCAATACGCGTACCACCGATGTGGAAGCTACGGTTAATCAAATCAAAGCATTAGAACGCGTGGGTGCCGACATCGTTCGCGTATCCGTGCCGACAATGGACGCCGCAGAGGCGTTTAAGCTTATCAAGCAGCAGGTCAGCGTCCCGCTGGTCGCCGATATCCACTTCGATTACCGTATTGCGCTTAAAGTCGCGGAATACGGCGTTGATTGCCTGCGTATTAACCCCGGCAACATCGGCAACGAAGAGCGTATTCGCACGGTGGTTGACTGCGCACGCGATAAAAACATTCCTATCCGTATCGGCGTGAATGCCGGTTCTCTGGAAAAAGATCTGCAGGAAAAATACGGCGAGCCGACGCCTCAGGCGCTGCTCGAATCCGCCATGCGCCACGTCGATCATCTCGATCGCCTCAACTTCGATCAGTTTAAGGTGAGCGTAAAAGCGTCGGACGTATTCCTGGCCGTTGAGTCTTATCGCCTACTGGCAAAACAGATCGATCAGCCGCTGCACCTCGGGATCACCGAAGCGGGCGGCGCGCGCGCGGGTTCTGTAAAATCCGCTATCGGCCTCGGGCTGCTGCTCTCTGAAGGGATCGGCGACACGCTGCGTATTTCTCTGGCGGCGGATCCGGTGGAAGAGATCAAAGTGGGCTTCGACATCCTTAAGTCGCTGCGCATTCGCTCCCGTGGGATCAACTTTATCGCCTGTCCAACTTGCTCACGTCAGGAGTTTGACGTTATTGGGACGGTAAACGCCCTGGAGCAGCGCCTGGAAGACATTATCACTCCGATGGACGTTTCGATTATCGGCTGTGTGGTGAACGGCCCGGGTGAAGCGCTGGTTTCCACGCTTGGGGTAACCGGCGGCAATAAAAAAAGTGGTTTCTACGAAGATGGCGTTCGCCAGCGAGATCGTATGGACAACGACGACATGATTGCGCAGCTTGAAGCGCGTATTCGTGCCAAAGCCAGCATGCTGGATGAAAAACAGCGTATTGATATCCAACAGCTGGAAAAATAA
- the hisS gene encoding histidine--tRNA ligase has protein sequence MAKNIQAIRGMNDYLPGETAIWQRIEGILKQVLASYGYSEIRLPIVEQTPLFKRAIGEVTDVVEKEMYTFEDRNGDSLTLRPEGTAGCVRAGIEHGLLYNQEQRLWYIGPMFRHERPQKGRYRQFNQLGVEVFGLNGPDIDAELIMLTARWWRALGIDQYVSLELNSIGSLEARANYRDALVAFLEQHKEKLDEDCKRRMYSNPLRVLDSKNQDVQALLNDAPQLGDYLDEESREHFAGLCQFLDAAGIAYTVNQRLVRGLDYYNRTVFEWVTNSLGSQGTVCAGGRYDGLVEQLGGRAAPAVGFAMGLERLVLLVQAINPEFKAESVVDMYLISSGQGTQGAAMLLAEKLRDQVPTLKLMTNYGGGNFKKQFVRADKWGARVALVLGEDEVAKGEVVVKDLRTGEQQNVAQADAAAHLQALLG, from the coding sequence GTGGCAAAAAATATTCAAGCCATTCGCGGCATGAACGATTACCTGCCGGGCGAAACCGCCATCTGGCAGCGTATTGAAGGCATTCTTAAGCAGGTGCTCGCGAGCTACGGTTACAGCGAAATCCGTTTGCCGATTGTAGAGCAGACCCCGTTATTCAAACGCGCTATCGGTGAAGTCACCGACGTGGTTGAAAAAGAGATGTATACCTTTGAGGATCGCAACGGCGACAGCCTGACCCTGCGTCCTGAAGGCACCGCGGGCTGCGTGCGTGCCGGTATCGAACATGGTCTTCTGTACAATCAGGAACAGCGTTTGTGGTACATCGGGCCGATGTTCCGCCACGAACGTCCTCAGAAAGGGCGTTACCGCCAGTTTAATCAGCTGGGGGTGGAAGTGTTCGGCCTGAACGGCCCGGATATCGACGCCGAGCTTATCATGCTGACCGCTCGCTGGTGGCGCGCGCTGGGTATTGACCAGTACGTAAGCCTGGAATTGAACTCCATCGGTTCTCTGGAAGCGCGCGCTAACTACCGTGATGCGCTGGTTGCTTTCCTGGAACAGCATAAAGAGAAGCTGGACGAAGACTGCAAACGCCGCATGTACAGCAACCCGCTGCGCGTGCTGGACTCTAAAAATCAGGACGTTCAGGCTCTGCTGAACGACGCGCCTCAACTGGGCGATTACCTCGATGAAGAGTCGCGCGAGCACTTCGCTGGTCTGTGCCAATTCCTGGATGCCGCTGGCATTGCTTACACCGTTAACCAGCGTCTGGTTCGCGGCCTGGACTACTACAACCGCACCGTGTTCGAGTGGGTGACCAACAGCCTGGGCTCTCAGGGCACTGTGTGTGCCGGTGGCCGCTATGATGGTCTGGTAGAGCAACTTGGTGGACGCGCGGCGCCAGCGGTTGGCTTTGCCATGGGCCTTGAGCGCCTTGTTTTATTAGTTCAGGCGATTAATCCTGAATTTAAAGCAGAATCCGTTGTCGATATGTACCTGATATCTTCAGGTCAGGGGACGCAGGGCGCGGCAATGCTGCTGGCTGAAAAGCTACGTGACCAGGTGCCGACCCTGAAATTGATGACTAACTACGGCGGCGGTAACTTCAAGAAGCAGTTCGTTCGTGCCGACAAGTGGGGCGCTCGCGTCGCACTGGTGCTGGGTGAAGATGAAGTCGCTAAAGGCGAAGTCGTGGTTAAGGATTTACGCACAGGTGAGCAACAAAACGTCGCGCAAGCCGACGCTGCCGCCCATCTGCAGGCGTTACTGGGTTAA
- a CDS encoding YfgM family protein, with translation MEVYENENDQMEAVKRFFAENGKALVVGVVLGIGALVGWRYWNGHQDDSMREASLAYQNVTSAVKADQPQTLEAVEKFAADNKNTYGALAALELAQQFVDKNELDKAATQLQNGLSSTKDANMQALINLRLARVQIQQKQADAALKTLDSVKGEGWVAMVADLRGEALLSKGDKQGARDAWSKGSQTNASPALREMMQMKINNLSS, from the coding sequence GTGGAAGTTTACGAGAACGAAAACGATCAGATGGAAGCGGTTAAACGCTTCTTTGCGGAAAACGGCAAAGCGCTGGTAGTCGGGGTTGTGCTGGGTATCGGCGCTCTGGTGGGCTGGCGTTACTGGAACGGCCATCAGGACGACTCCATGCGTGAAGCCTCCCTGGCTTACCAGAATGTGACCAGCGCGGTGAAAGCAGACCAGCCGCAAACGCTGGAAGCGGTCGAGAAATTTGCCGCTGACAACAAAAACACCTACGGCGCGCTGGCGGCGTTAGAGCTGGCGCAGCAGTTCGTGGATAAAAACGAGCTGGATAAAGCGGCAACGCAGCTGCAAAACGGCCTTAGCAGCACCAAAGATGCGAACATGCAGGCGCTAATCAATCTGCGTCTGGCTCGCGTTCAGATTCAGCAGAAACAGGCTGATGCTGCGCTGAAAACCCTGGATAGCGTAAAAGGCGAAGGCTGGGTAGCGATGGTTGCCGACCTGCGCGGCGAAGCGCTGCTCAGTAAAGGGGATAAGCAGGGCGCTCGTGATGCGTGGAGCAAAGGTTCACAGACCAATGCTTCTCCGGCCCTGCGTGAAATGATGCAGATGAAAATCAATAATTTGTCCAGCTAA